The DNA window CAATAAGAGAGCATATGATAAGAACGGAAATAAGAAACATAATAGCAGAGTTTAAAGATGACCTTAAAGATTTAATTAACCTAGCTAGCGAAGCTCAGAAAATTGATAGTAAACTCAATTGTTTACAAGAAATACTAGCAAAGCACTTAGAGAAGGGAGAAAAGGTCATAGTGTTCACAGAATTCGCTGATACAGCCAACTATATTTACGATAAACTAAATAAGACGCTTAACTGCGAAATGATGAAACTTACAGGGGAAGATCTTAAATCTAGTGGTGAGACAGAAGTAATAGAAAAAGTTAAAAAATGGCTTTCCAAACCAGAACCTCGTGTCTTAATTTCTACAGATGTAGCATCAGAAGGCCTCAATTTACAATACGCTAACGTAGTAGTAAACTTTGAGCTACCATGGTCACTTGTGAAATTAGAACAAAGAACTGGAAGAGTTTGGAGGCTTGGGCAATACAATGATGTTAAGATATATCTCATGGTATTAAATCATGGTTTCGAGAAGATAATTTTTGATGCACTTTACAGGAAGTTTACAGAATCAGTTAGAGCACGCATAATCCCCAGTACTCTTGTCGCTCTAAGAAGCCGTGAAGGACTAGAACTACCTGCTTCAGGAATGCTCGAAGATTTATCGCTATACGAGCTATGGTACTCATATAAAACTCATAGATATGAAGGAGTTGCAAATCTCGTTGAAAAATACTTAGGGAAGCTAAAAAAGCTAAGCGAAAGGCTGAGGAAAATAAAGCTATATGACGAAAAATTATCAAGCCACTTTGTTACAAGTTTCATTGAAACGTACCTAAGGGAAATAGCTGTATTAACTAATCGAAAAGATCTTCAAGACTTCCTTTGTAATATTGCATCTAAGCTTAGCGGAATTAGTTATGAAAAATGCGATGAATACTTATTAGACAGAGTACTGAAAAGAGCAACTAAATATTCTACACCCTCAGGAACGCTATACACATATAGTAGCAATATCAATGAACCAATAATCGTATTAAAAGCCTGCGCTAAAGTACCAGGTGAAAAGAGTGGAGTGTGTTGGTTATATGCGTATCATGGTGGTGAGAGAAAGCAGATAAAGGACTTAATTGATATTGCTGGAAAACTTGATAAGTATAAGTGTGAAGAGATAGGTATAGGATTAGCTGATGTAGCATTAAAATATTACAATGATCTCATCGAAAAGGTTAAGGTAGATGCATGTAACTATTTGAAGAGAAAGGTTCTTGAAAAAGTTCTTAAAGAACATTTTGAGTATTTAGAGTACGCTAAGGATAAAGGTCTTCAAAAAGACGTGTTTATCGTGAAACCTACTAGTGTGGATGAAGTTGAAGTGAATGTTTATCCAGTAATCGTCATGATACCTGAAAGCGCAATAACAAAAATGGAGGAGGAAGCTAAAAGCGATGCTGTAAAGGAAGTGGAAGAGATCATTTTGATAGGCGATATCACAGAGGAAAAGCTTGAAGTAGAAAGTTTGGGTAGGAAGATTCTCGAAAAAGCTCTAGCTGAGAAATATGAGTTGTTGTATATTGGTGATACGAAAGCGCCATTTGACTATATAGCAAGGAAACGCGATACTAAAGAAACTATGTTCATAGAGCTAAAGACTCTTAGAAAACAAAAGTTCATAATCTATACTGAGAACGAAAAGGAATTCGTGAGAAGAGTATCGGATGGATATAAGTATTGGCTTTACGTAGTAGACTTAGCGAATAAGGAAATTAGGGGTTACTTAAATCCATTTATTAGAGGTAAGTTAAGACCGCTCACTAAAGACCAGGCAATCATAGTTAACGGCAAGAAGTACTATGTATATGAGGAACTGGGCGAGACGGATGCCTCTTTTAACTTTTAATCGTTTACTTTATAATACTTTAAAAATCCCAACAATTGTAGTGTGATTGTCTTTATGTTATAGCTTTTAATCTTGTATTTTTATTTAATTAAAGTAAAATTTATTAGCATACGCATACTATTAACATCTTTAGTATGGGTGATAATATGAGTGGCCCAAATATTGGAGACAAATGTAATGTATGTGGTGAAGGAATAATGTGTCCTACTGGCAAGAAATGGTGGATTGAAGAACCAGTACTGGAAGAAAATAAAAAAGTATACAAATTAACTCAAAAGTTTATGGAGATTGAATGTGACAAGTGCGGGCATCGCCACTTTATTTTGGAACTTCATGAATTCCTTAGAGTAAAAGATGCCGCGGATGCTATTAAGCCTTACTAAAAGATAAAACCATCAAAATTATGAAAAACAGCTTTTTAACTTACATTTCTAGTTTTCTAAGTTTGCCATGACTTTAAGTAACATTACAACATTAAAATTAAAAATGATACTTTCCTTAATCTATTTAGCGATTTTCTTCGGTATCTGTGGAGGAATTAATTTTATAAATCTAAATCTTTCACCTTCTTATGTTTAGCGCAGCTTTTACCATATCCATTAAAACCATACGCATTTCGTGGCGATGCGAATATATTCTTTGAGCTCTAATTTTCACTTCAACATCTATTTTATCGTTCACTTTATTTACCGACAAAATTCCGATTCTAAATTCTCTTTCAAAGAAAGATCCAGGTCCTATCTTTTCCGCAAGTTTCTTAGGCAAAGCTAGATAAACATAGTCCGCAACCGTTTGGTACACATAGCACCTCCCTAGACCATCAAAGATATACATGGGATCTGCCTTCGCTTCAATTATAGTCAGATATTCTTCATAGCCCTCCTTTTTATACCCTATAACATCCGGTTCTAAATAACCTACACCTAATAGGGGGCCAGTGATAAGGAGAATTTGCTTCTTACCTGCAGTAACCAAAGCACTATATCCTTCGGATTCAAGCCATTTTTTCAAAGGCTCGTAGAACTCCTCCTCTTTAAATTTAGCTTTAGCATCCTCCATTTATTCATCATTAATAAAAAGTATTGTAATCAATTAAATTTTTATGTTTTAGCAGTCAAAAGTAATATCATGAGTAAGTGTCCGAATTGTGGGTTTGTTAATCCTAGTCCTGTGAAGAATTGGAGGTATGGTGTTTTTACGGTTCAAGCGTATATTTGTGGCAATTGTGGGATGCAGTATCGGGAATACTATGATAAGAGTGGTAAACTTAGCTTCGTACTAAAGCTAGAGAAAGGAAAGGGATTTGTAAAGGCATGATGTAGTGCTGTTGAGTGGTTTTCATGGGTTTAGGTTGGTCTTAGTCCGAATTTTCTTTCTAGCCATTCATATTTTTCCTTTGAATTTGTAGAATTCTTCGATTTCGTTTATGTTTACTAGTGTGACTTTGTCTTTTATTTCGTGGAGTGATTCTTATAAAATAATTAATTTTTTAAAAAAAAAGGTTATGATGGTTGTAATTGTCATTGTGAACGCTGTGAGCTTAAGCGACTTTCTTGTGTTAGGAGCTTGAGCTCTTTTTCTTTTTGGGTTCAACGTATGATAAAATGTACCCTATTAGGCCTGTTAAGGATGCGAATATTGTTGCATATGGTCCTAGTATTTTGAATGTATCAGTTGCAAGTGTACCATTTAAGGTTATTATGGCTATCGTTTGACCTATCACTATGATTACTCCCAATATGAACATGAGTATTAGGCATAATGTGAATATAGGGCGTAATACCTTCACTAAGATGCTCATTCTCTCACCTCTTATAGTGGTATCGGGAGTATCCCCCATGCTATTAGTAGCGCTATTAGCATTGTTGTTGGAATGTAGTAGAATACTAGTGGTTTAAATGTTGAGACTGGGTTGCAGTCGGCTATGGATGCCGCTATGAATATTGGGGCACTGTTTGGCGGACTCATACCTTCAGTTGAGCTGAATAGCAATATTAAAACTGCAGCAAGTACTGGGTTGTAGCCGGCGGAATATAGGAGTTGCCAGCAGATTGCTCCGAGAGCTGTAACTGTAGCTGTAGATGTTAGTGGTGCTGCTGCTAAGACTATTATGATGCCAACAATTATTGGCCAAACAAATTTAGGTAGGTAGAGGCCTGAAAGTATATCCATTAATGCCTTTGATAGACCTAAATCTGTAAGAACTTGGCTTGCAGCAAAGGCGAAGAATATGGTTGCACCTATAACGTAATACCTTTTAGTGGCATTTGCAAGAAACTTGTATAGCCCTTTAGCATCCTTTGGAAGTTTATTCCATCCCACGATAATAGTGACAATACTTGCCACTATTGGAATCCAGTATAGGATGGCAGAGCTAAGTGCCTTCACCCCAGTGCTTCCAAATGGTTTAATAGATGTTAGATAGTCTGCTATGGGACCTGTAGTTAATGCTACTGGAACAATAATGCTTATTATGATGAACAATGTGGGCCAGCCAGTTTTGAAGGCTTCTTTCTTTGGGGGTATGAGTTCTTTAGGTACTGGTGTAACCTTATATTTTCTGATCATCCAATAACATAACAATAGTCTCTGGACGACAGTATACATGCCAGCTACGAGAAGCGCTATGTAAAACTTAGCTGGATCAACATATGGTTTAACCGCAGCCATTCCTAGTAATATGAACATTGTGGCAGATGGTGGTATGGATATTCCGAGACCAGCATTGCCAGCAACTAGTGTTGCGGCTGCTTCAGGAGGCCAATTAGACTTCTTCATCCATGGTATGGTTATACCACCTACGGTAGCAGCATTCCCAGATCCGGAACCTGAAACCAAGCCGAAGAGTGCACTACCCAAAGTGGAGACGTAGCCTGCGCCACCCTTAAATTTGCCTAATACTGAGTTTAACATGTTTATTAACCTTTCAATGCATCCAGTAGCGTCCATTAGATAAGCCATAAGAGCGAAGGCCATGGCTGCATATACAGCATCTTGTTGAGCTGCGAAATTTATGCCACGCACTATTAGGTCTAAACATTTATTTCCACCAAACAATGCAACCACGATGAATGCAACCAACATGGCCTCAGATATTTCCCTACCCTTCCAACACCATAGAATTATCACAATGAAATACACTATGAAAGCTATAATAGGTATAATCGTATCCATATTTATCCCACCTCCAAATCGAAGAGTGGTATGCTTTGTTGGGCGCCGTAGACGTCTGAATATTCTATTTCATCTGTTGCTATGGGTTTGATGAATGATATTTTGATTGCTTTAACAGAGTCTACGAAGAATATTCCTAGAATCTTCTCTTTTGGAACTTTGTAAAGCTTTGAAATGGTTTCAGCATTTATGACTCCTGATTTTTTCACTAGATTATACTTTTCATCGTCGTCAAAGAATATGTCTATTGTTAAAACGAATGGAGAAGCATTCTTTGACCTTATAACTGTTGCTAAATCTTTAAGTTTCATGCTTCTCACCTCGGGAATTCCATAATTCTAATTTTGAATGGTTCGCAGGGGTCATCTAGCTCTAATTTATGCCAAATACTCCACATGTATACTTCACCCACTGATATGTATCGTGTTGGCGAAAATGGGTAGGCGATGTTTCCAGCAGTGCTTTTTCTGCCTGGGAAGCCGTGGTGGGAGAGGGTTGAGCTGGTGAATGAGCATACAGCGTCGGCTATTTCTTGGGTTTTACCTACAACGTCCACTAGTATGCATATTTCATGTGAGGTTATTGTTTTGTTTGGTTCAGCATCCCCTAGGATGGCGTTTTTGCCATAGACTTTGAAGGCTAGTTTGAAGCTTCCCTCGGGTAGGAAGGAGAAGTAATGTTTAACTTCATCGGCAACCTCTTGAAGTATTATATCGGTTTTCTCTATGAAGGATGGATCTCTAACTCCAGCTATACATATTGATCTGTAGCCTACAAGCATAACTCCCTCGAGTTTAATCGTGTATTTTGTTGGTATCCATTTTGCACCATAAACCTTCACAGATCTCTCATCAATTTGCTCATATTGAGCTGTGCTCACATCTAGAATTCCACCTGGATTCTCTTCTAAACTCGGATCGGCTCTCTCATAGAATGCATGTGCTGCAACGCTGAGGACAGTAACCTTCCTCTTGGGGTTTGGTGATTTCAGTATAAAGTGATCTTTCCTCAATATGCCAAAAATGCCGTCAGTACCTGAACTGGGAGTGCATGCTAAAGCTCCGCACTCCATACATTTAGCCATATGCATGGTTAATGCTTTGTCGAAGCCCCGTTTTAATGGTAGGGCAGCATATAAACCTACATCTAAAGCTCTACCAGTCACAACGCCATCCACATCTAGATCCAAAGCCTTCATGACTGGTTCGGGACCCATTTGAGCTACAATAACTTTACTTCGGTCTACATCTTCTGGAGTTAAGTATTTGGAGAATCTTGGGTAATCATATATTCTCTCAGCTTTAAACTTTTTAAGTTTCTCCTTAAGCCACTCCTTATCTATTTCACCACTGATCACGGCAAGTCGGAGGCGAAATCCCTTCTCCCTACATATTTCATCAATAAGCCTTAAGGATTCTTCAAGATGAGCATCTCCTCCAGCCCCTCCAACTGATGTTATAAATGGTATGTTCGCCTCTTTAGCGGCACTTATCATCAAATCTAAATCCCTCTTAAGGGCCTCCCTAGCCATGAGCAACTTCCCTGAACCTAGAAAGTATGGGCCAGCATCAGTTGTAGTTCCCTGGGCAACTAGGGCATCAGGCTCCCACTTCACCGCTGTCTTCAAAGATTCTGCATTCACCCCATGACCCATAAAAGATGTACATGAATAAAGTTTAATCTCAGACATTTTCCATTCCTTAAAAAAATTCTTGGCGCGCTTTTTTTATAAACATTTCGATGCCTTGCTTTGATTACTTTCACATTTTCCTCAATTATTATCTTTACTTATACGTTAAGAGTCTTGTTCGAGGAGGAGGATTGCTTGTGGGTAATGTTTGCTGGGAAGTAGTATTCTTGATGCTTCCAAATTACTTCTCGCCATTTCCAGAAACAATATGTGAATACTCATTTTACTCACATACAATCAATAGCTCTGAGCGTGTATAGAGTGTTAACTGAAGCTATTAATTTAAGTGGGCTGTTATAAATTTGTGGATGGAGTTTCTTTGGTGGTTTTGTTTGAATTTATGGGATGTGGATGTTGAGGTGAGGTTGCGGGAGCTTCTTTCTAGGGTTGAGAATTGTTTGAGGTGTTATGGTAAGTTTAGGGGTTATGGTGATGGGGATAGGGTTAGGATTAGGAGGTGGTGTCATGAGGAGCCTTGGTTCTTTCCGCCTCGAGAAGATGGTGATGTTAAGGGCTTTCTTGGGACGGGAGATGTGATTTTTGTTTGTGAGAGGCCTTCTATGAGGGGTGGTGTTGCTCCTGATGATTTGGATTTGAAATTTTATGGTCTTCTTGAGAAATATGGGTTTGGTAACACTCATATAACGGATCTTGTGAAGTGTAGAGGGTTTGCCCGTGCTGAGGGGGAGTTTGATGTTTTCGTTGAGGATTGCCACTTTCCTTGGGGGAATTAATGTATTGAAGCCCTAAACTTTCGTTTGAAAAGGGTAACGTATTATTCGTATTCAATAGGTAAGGC is part of the Candidatus Methanomethylicota archaeon genome and encodes:
- a CDS encoding SNF2-related protein, which produces MASTNRGLEKVLNVLLKNFIEEHPLFRLKYLGYEGYIHQAELFYKLAVKQPIRALIADEIGLGKTIETLLLISWGLRKGKFPNKRVLILVPRNLIGQWKIEAMRMDLYPMTNIKHFEEQISEQPSDNTIFIFKIDTAKEDEYKKKLLKHNWDAIVIDEAHKLGLDTKRLKLVKELVKANPQASIIFLSATPHRGDDEQYLELLTLLDPIDKSVARKLGDEFYDKISDVLVFRRSKKEVNEIYEKDRIFVNAELITQNVEPTSDEKKYIEKLDELTRKLISKCPNEKLRRAIGLLGIVIDKRGLSSPHAGLLTFNTIFESVTHIDVLAKTRENKEIIEELKGYVDEDYVSEKDPDDVVKSAIREHMIRTEIRNIIAEFKDDLKDLINLASEAQKIDSKLNCLQEILAKHLEKGEKVIVFTEFADTANYIYDKLNKTLNCEMMKLTGEDLKSSGETEVIEKVKKWLSKPEPRVLISTDVASEGLNLQYANVVVNFELPWSLVKLEQRTGRVWRLGQYNDVKIYLMVLNHGFEKIIFDALYRKFTESVRARIIPSTLVALRSREGLELPASGMLEDLSLYELWYSYKTHRYEGVANLVEKYLGKLKKLSERLRKIKLYDEKLSSHFVTSFIETYLREIAVLTNRKDLQDFLCNIASKLSGISYEKCDEYLLDRVLKRATKYSTPSGTLYTYSSNINEPIIVLKACAKVPGEKSGVCWLYAYHGGERKQIKDLIDIAGKLDKYKCEEIGIGLADVALKYYNDLIEKVKVDACNYLKRKVLEKVLKEHFEYLEYAKDKGLQKDVFIVKPTSVDEVEVNVYPVIVMIPESAITKMEEEAKSDAVKEVEEIILIGDITEEKLEVESLGRKILEKALAEKYELLYIGDTKAPFDYIARKRDTKETMFIELKTLRKQKFIIYTENEKEFVRRVSDGYKYWLYVVDLANKEIRGYLNPFIRGKLRPLTKDQAIIVNGKKYYVYEELGETDASFNF
- a CDS encoding TRAP transporter permease encodes the protein MDTIIPIIAFIVYFIVIILWCWKGREISEAMLVAFIVVALFGGNKCLDLIVRGINFAAQQDAVYAAMAFALMAYLMDATGCIERLINMLNSVLGKFKGGAGYVSTLGSALFGLVSGSGSGNAATVGGITIPWMKKSNWPPEAAATLVAGNAGLGISIPPSATMFILLGMAAVKPYVDPAKFYIALLVAGMYTVVQRLLLCYWMIRKYKVTPVPKELIPPKKEAFKTGWPTLFIIISIIVPVALTTGPIADYLTSIKPFGSTGVKALSSAILYWIPIVASIVTIIVGWNKLPKDAKGLYKFLANATKRYYVIGATIFFAFAASQVLTDLGLSKALMDILSGLYLPKFVWPIIVGIIIVLAAAPLTSTATVTALGAICWQLLYSAGYNPVLAAVLILLFSSTEGMSPPNSAPIFIAASIADCNPVSTFKPLVFYYIPTTMLIALLIAWGILPIPL
- a CDS encoding DUF4387 domain-containing protein, with product MKLKDLATVIRSKNASPFVLTIDIFFDDDEKYNLVKKSGVINAETISKLYKVPKEKILGIFFVDSVKAIKISFIKPIATDEIEYSDVYGAQQSIPLFDLEVG
- a CDS encoding DUF1446 domain-containing protein, translating into MGHGVNAESLKTAVKWEPDALVAQGTTTDAGPYFLGSGKLLMAREALKRDLDLMISAAKEANIPFITSVGGAGGDAHLEESLRLIDEICREKGFRLRLAVISGEIDKEWLKEKLKKFKAERIYDYPRFSKYLTPEDVDRSKVIVAQMGPEPVMKALDLDVDGVVTGRALDVGLYAALPLKRGFDKALTMHMAKCMECGALACTPSSGTDGIFGILRKDHFILKSPNPKRKVTVLSVAAHAFYERADPSLEENPGGILDVSTAQYEQIDERSVKVYGAKWIPTKYTIKLEGVMLVGYRSICIAGVRDPSFIEKTDIILQEVADEVKHYFSFLPEGSFKLAFKVYGKNAILGDAEPNKTITSHEICILVDVVGKTQEIADAVCSFTSSTLSHHGFPGRKSTAGNIAYPFSPTRYISVGEVYMWSIWHKLELDDPCEPFKIRIMEFPR